Proteins co-encoded in one Methylomonas albis genomic window:
- a CDS encoding Y-family DNA polymerase: MAATARALSPTLTNRVDATSKLKPANSQLWICVYFPDLALAALQLDLSQAVACSTLNKGQLRLHAVSKTAQQAGVEPGMPPAAALALCPGLIIDKREPLAERQALDELADIALNFSPWVSLGQQDCLLLEVRACLSLFGGVENLRDKLRTALQTDRHRPIMVISPSPTASVLLARLGLEIIVTERSALRSVLGPLPIAALALDDKSLRRLARTGLRQLIDLWRLPRDGLAKRYGAGLLQQLDRLVGQQTQVLQACHRPPRFHASREMPIELERIEHFFPAITQLAAEFAVFLKVRDATALGITLELHHHSSPATRLAVEFRAGSRDPKHWCSLLHEKLERSPLSAPVLAVSLLSQAIIPFQPEGFSLFADNASADSASEWQAVLDQLQARLGHQALQFPGTRADHRPERAVTNAPAPLHSTAGLAPRPLWLLPVPDPLRLVDIRLLSAAERVESGWWDNQPMRRDYHIAQDRLGRKLWVYRNLNAKQQWFVHGLFG, from the coding sequence ATGGCCGCAACCGCCAGGGCACTATCGCCAACACTAACCAACCGAGTCGACGCTACCAGCAAACTCAAGCCGGCCAATAGCCAACTGTGGATCTGCGTCTACTTTCCTGATTTAGCGTTGGCAGCCCTGCAGTTGGATTTATCTCAGGCCGTCGCCTGCTCGACACTGAACAAAGGCCAGCTTCGCTTACATGCCGTTTCTAAAACCGCGCAACAAGCTGGCGTCGAACCAGGCATGCCGCCCGCCGCCGCACTGGCTTTATGCCCCGGCTTGATCATTGATAAGCGCGAGCCGCTGGCCGAACGTCAGGCATTAGATGAATTAGCCGATATTGCCTTAAATTTCAGCCCGTGGGTCAGTCTGGGTCAGCAGGATTGCTTGTTACTGGAAGTCCGCGCCTGCCTGAGCTTGTTTGGCGGCGTGGAAAACTTGCGAGATAAACTCAGAACAGCATTACAAACCGATAGGCATCGTCCAATAATGGTCATCAGCCCATCACCGACAGCCAGTGTGTTGTTGGCAAGACTTGGCCTGGAAATCATCGTCACCGAGCGCTCGGCTTTACGCTCGGTGCTGGGCCCCTTACCCATCGCCGCCCTGGCGCTGGACGATAAAAGCTTACGCCGCCTAGCACGCACCGGCCTGCGCCAGCTGATCGACCTGTGGCGTTTGCCGCGCGACGGCCTAGCCAAGCGGTATGGCGCTGGCTTACTACAACAGCTGGACAGACTTGTCGGCCAGCAAACTCAAGTGTTACAAGCCTGTCATCGGCCGCCACGCTTCCACGCCAGCCGGGAAATGCCCATCGAACTAGAGCGTATCGAACACTTCTTTCCAGCCATCACCCAACTGGCCGCCGAGTTTGCGGTATTTTTAAAAGTACGTGACGCCACCGCCTTAGGTATCACACTGGAGCTGCACCATCACAGCAGTCCGGCCACGCGACTGGCAGTGGAATTTCGTGCCGGCAGCCGCGACCCCAAACACTGGTGCAGCTTGCTGCACGAAAAACTGGAACGCTCGCCATTATCGGCGCCGGTGCTGGCCGTCAGCCTGCTTAGTCAAGCCATCATCCCGTTTCAACCGGAAGGCTTCAGCTTATTCGCGGATAACGCGTCAGCGGACAGCGCCAGCGAATGGCAAGCTGTTTTGGATCAATTGCAAGCTCGCTTGGGACATCAGGCCTTGCAGTTTCCGGGAACCCGAGCCGATCATCGCCCGGAAAGAGCCGTGACCAACGCCCCTGCCCCTTTGCACTCTACCGCTGGCTTAGCGCCGCGACCATTGTGGCTGCTGCCGGTTCCGGATCCGCTGCGGCTAGTGGATATTCGTCTGCTATCGGCAGCGGAACGCGTCGAATCCGGCTGGTGGGACAACCAACCGATGCGCCGCGACTACCACATTGCCCAGGATAGGCTTGGCCGCAAACTCTGGGTTTATCGCAACTTAAACGCCAAACAACAGTGGTTTGTGCATGGCTTGTTCGGCTGA